From the genome of Psychroserpens ponticola, one region includes:
- the gmk gene encoding guanylate kinase — protein MSEIKNKNRGKLLVFSAPSGSGKTTIVRHLLKQKELNLEFSISATSREKRGNEIHGKDYYFLDVKDFKNRIKNDEFLEWEEVYRDNFYGTLKTEIERIWGKGKNVIFDIDVSGGLRIKKKFPEETLAIFVKPPDLNELIIRLKERGEESAEKISMRVAKAPAELATAPLFDEIVLNKDLDKALDDTHTLVSNFINS, from the coding sequence GTGTCAGAAATAAAAAATAAAAACAGAGGAAAGCTACTCGTGTTTTCAGCACCTTCTGGTTCAGGAAAAACAACGATTGTTAGACATTTACTCAAACAGAAAGAACTTAATTTAGAATTTTCTATTTCGGCAACTTCTAGAGAAAAACGCGGTAATGAAATCCATGGAAAAGACTATTATTTCCTTGACGTCAAAGATTTTAAAAACAGAATCAAAAATGATGAATTCCTAGAATGGGAAGAGGTCTATCGCGATAATTTCTACGGAACTTTAAAAACTGAAATTGAACGTATTTGGGGAAAAGGTAAAAATGTAATATTCGATATTGATGTGTCTGGTGGCTTAAGAATAAAAAAGAAATTTCCAGAAGAAACTTTAGCCATTTTTGTAAAACCACCAGATTTAAATGAGCTTATTATTAGACTCAAAGAACGTGGTGAAGAAAGCGCTGAAAAAATAAGTATGCGAGTTGCAAAAGCACCTGCTGAATTAGCAACTGCACCATTGTTTGATGAAATTGTTCTCAATAAAGATTTAGATAAAGCATTAGATGATACTCATACACTAGTGTCAAATTTCATTAATTCTTAA
- a CDS encoding YraN family protein, with product MANHNELGKKGEDLAVNFLLKNGYEILERNYTFQKAEVDIIAQKKDILAVIEVKTRSTKVFGNPQDFLKPKQIQRIVKAVDNYVTTNQFDVEVRFDIIAIVKNANHFDIEHLENAYYHF from the coding sequence ATGGCAAATCATAATGAATTAGGGAAAAAAGGAGAAGACTTAGCTGTCAATTTTCTACTTAAGAATGGTTATGAAATTCTTGAGCGTAATTATACATTTCAAAAAGCTGAAGTTGATATCATTGCTCAAAAGAAAGACATTCTTGCTGTAATTGAAGTGAAAACGCGTTCAACAAAAGTCTTTGGTAATCCGCAAGATTTCTTAAAACCGAAACAAATTCAAAGAATTGTAAAAGCTGTCGATAATTATGTGACGACAAATCAGTTCGATGTTGAGGTTCGTTTTGATATTATTGCAATCGTAAAAAATGCAAATCATTTTGATATTGAGCATTTAGAAAATGCCTATTATCATTTTTGA
- a CDS encoding PLP-dependent aminotransferase family protein — translation MKNNKTLNYIKAVLENMPTNWLDLTTHRLDIYDEQLAKTQFLDQFEILFNNNNSESSTLNALPTAYDYIRLGHPLSCILEWGIANLNHIKPGNVISFSSKTIPVLAILRKNVLENKNTQIIYNDKLPDTFDIDVLRSVYGYNFDLKKVDELKEVSKFDGSTVFISQKDEVSKSELNSNIDFFVNIHNTLGSVLLVNGDQNESYISEIQHVRRRETIAMTPINCLAALKSLIKESSIDTNKNNVNTNESRVLDSISEITGTTSKALVGSSGLSVQYAIMMGLIHHAQETHKGKAIKFVVPPNCYGGTNDQARRVAACIDNVEVIDLPVDGDNDMVQSIEIVLNKIAKQDAIPYIIAEIPTNPRVEVPDLKQLKKALSTVRKTVTGEIAIAPVFILDQTFCPNVHFLGEGKILSTVKTISYASGSKFPSGGQCTAGYCVGNNQVDALMEKIEQHLIICDNKATNLQMEILAKQLPSMNQRIIDAYKNTREFVTFINDTLPAAKINFVSEELASEGFTPSVFSLDLPTKGKTVQDKEAYKRALNHKLINLMITEIPKESKYCVSYGQLKGCYWTIPATSTQGTTKEGDKDYIARVALSPNMDLERHKKVFLEFVRNI, via the coding sequence ATGAAGAACAATAAAACACTAAATTATATTAAAGCGGTATTAGAAAACATGCCTACTAATTGGCTGGATCTAACAACCCATCGACTAGATATTTATGATGAACAATTGGCTAAAACGCAATTCTTAGACCAGTTTGAAATTCTGTTTAATAACAATAATTCTGAATCATCAACACTCAATGCATTACCAACAGCTTACGACTATATTCGATTAGGTCACCCATTATCTTGCATTTTAGAATGGGGAATTGCTAATTTAAATCATATAAAACCTGGAAATGTCATAAGTTTTTCATCAAAGACGATTCCGGTTTTAGCCATTCTAAGAAAAAATGTATTAGAAAATAAAAATACCCAAATCATTTATAATGATAAATTACCCGATACTTTTGACATTGACGTTTTAAGAAGCGTTTATGGGTATAACTTTGATTTAAAAAAAGTTGACGAATTAAAAGAGGTTTCAAAATTTGACGGAAGTACTGTTTTCATTTCTCAAAAAGATGAAGTTTCTAAGAGTGAACTCAACTCTAATATTGACTTTTTTGTCAATATTCATAATACTCTTGGAAGCGTTTTGTTAGTTAATGGCGATCAAAATGAAAGTTACATCTCAGAAATTCAACATGTAAGAAGACGAGAAACGATTGCAATGACACCAATAAATTGTCTTGCCGCTTTAAAGTCACTAATTAAAGAATCTTCAATTGATACTAATAAAAATAATGTCAATACAAACGAATCACGTGTCTTAGATTCAATTTCAGAAATTACAGGAACAACATCTAAGGCGTTGGTTGGTTCAAGTGGTCTTTCAGTTCAGTATGCCATTATGATGGGACTAATTCATCATGCTCAAGAAACTCATAAAGGAAAGGCAATAAAATTTGTTGTGCCTCCAAATTGTTATGGTGGAACAAACGACCAAGCAAGACGAGTTGCAGCTTGCATTGATAATGTGGAAGTTATTGATTTACCTGTTGATGGTGACAATGACATGGTTCAAAGCATTGAAATCGTTTTAAATAAAATAGCTAAGCAAGATGCTATTCCTTATATAATCGCTGAGATTCCAACAAATCCAAGAGTTGAAGTTCCAGATCTTAAACAATTAAAAAAAGCTTTAAGCACTGTTCGTAAAACTGTCACAGGTGAAATCGCTATAGCTCCAGTTTTTATTTTAGACCAAACATTTTGTCCTAATGTTCACTTTTTAGGTGAAGGAAAAATACTCTCAACAGTTAAAACCATCTCTTATGCAAGTGGTTCTAAATTCCCAAGTGGTGGACAATGCACTGCAGGCTATTGTGTAGGAAATAATCAAGTTGATGCTTTGATGGAAAAAATTGAACAACATCTGATAATTTGTGACAATAAAGCTACAAATCTTCAAATGGAAATATTAGCAAAACAGTTGCCTTCAATGAATCAAAGAATTATTGATGCCTATAAGAATACAAGAGAATTTGTAACCTTTATCAACGATACTTTACCAGCTGCAAAAATCAATTTTGTTTCAGAAGAATTAGCAAGTGAAGGATTTACACCATCTGTCTTTTCATTAGATCTTCCAACAAAAGGGAAAACTGTTCAAGATAAAGAAGCTTATAAAAGAGCTCTAAATCATAAATTAATTAATTTAATGATTACAGAAATTCCTAAGGAAAGTAAGTACTGCGTAAGTTATGGGCAACTAAAAGGATGTTATTGGACAATACCTGCTACATCAACTCAAGGGACCACAAAAGAAGGTGATAAGGATTATATTGCACGTGTAGCACTTTCACCAAATATGGATCTAGAACGTCATAAAAAAGTCTTTTTAGAGTTTGTTAGAAATATTTGA
- the nadD gene encoding nicotinate (nicotinamide) nucleotide adenylyltransferase, with translation MKIGLYFGTFNPIHVGHLTIANHLAEYSDLDKIWFVVTPHSPFKKKSSLLDDRQRYEMVYRATKEYSKLEPSDIEFNLPQPNYTINTLTYLKEKYPDSEFALIMGEDNLKSFHKWKNYQLILDNHDIYVYPRISEGTVDTQFNTHSKIKKVDAPIMELSSTFIRKSIKDDKNVRPMLPENVWEYLDEMNFYR, from the coding sequence ATGAAAATCGGATTGTATTTCGGGACATTTAATCCAATTCATGTTGGCCATCTCACCATTGCAAACCATTTAGCTGAGTATAGCGATTTAGACAAAATTTGGTTTGTTGTCACGCCTCATAGTCCGTTTAAAAAGAAAAGTTCGTTGTTGGATGATCGTCAGCGTTATGAAATGGTATATCGTGCTACAAAAGAGTATTCAAAATTAGAACCTAGTGATATTGAGTTTAATTTACCGCAACCCAATTATACTATTAATACGCTTACTTACTTAAAAGAAAAATATCCAGATTCTGAATTTGCCCTTATTATGGGTGAAGATAATTTGAAGAGTTTTCACAAGTGGAAAAACTATCAACTCATTCTAGATAATCATGACATTTATGTATATCCTAGAATTTCTGAAGGTACTGTAGACACTCAATTTAACACACATTCAAAAATTAAGAAAGTTGATGCTCCTATTATGGAATTGTCTTCAACATTTATCAGAAAATCTATTAAAGACGATAAAAATGTTAGACCAATGCTGCCTGAAAATGTTTGGGAATATTTGGATGAGATGAATTTTTATAGGTAA